A genomic segment from Desulfurispirillum indicum S5 encodes:
- a CDS encoding sensor histidine kinase, producing MKKRTIAFFTLTGLLLISLVVFNAFFVLGERGSTPSISFLSFLYVNFFLCLVLAFLVFRNFVKLLIERRSRYFGARFQTRLVLIFTALPLFPTVFLFFLSSGIVSTSIEKLINENVEQSLEYGISVVQMYYDRLEDEVLAKSQQVEGYVDATALEELSRLDGQFRQAIFREGLSSVVLFNWQGDMITFMGDPLAKIPNFWSQEIYPYTFTSEGASEVFAVRRLLLPGLEHPLFLLTSMRAPEELSRQGFALQETLKNYKELTIYKNPMKVGYYFALALFSMLVLFGSMWAGMFIARRITVPIQELAEATRQVAEGNMNVQINVRAEDEISVLVDSFNRMIRDLRRYKEAMESNNRELIKTNIVLEEVRRFQDVLLKSISTGVVSIDGKGEISFINDTARQMLGINKEEEIADDILQENYPLYLLLSAVDIMKTQGEPSIKGEVEIMVNEKKRNLIFESIALYTTEEKRYIGEVIVFDDMSAVVRSQKAMAWRDVAKRIAHEIRNPLTPIKLNAERLLKKYDTMDPGEFHQVLERSCGAIIDQVDTLRMLVDEFSQYARMPRASRKPESIVPIVERSIELYRNSHPAMTFKLTIHGEIPLLMLDKEQVSRVMVNLLENAVFATADNGQVDILIERRKYAVELKVCDSGGGIPEGVAEKIFSPTFSTNPKGSGLGLAIVQRIVEDHSGVISVSNEPQGGACFTIEFPISSSEQEQGLEV from the coding sequence ATGAAGAAGCGCACCATTGCCTTTTTTACGCTGACAGGACTGCTGCTGATTTCCCTGGTGGTATTCAATGCCTTTTTTGTGCTGGGTGAACGGGGCAGTACTCCCAGCATCTCCTTTCTCAGCTTTCTGTATGTGAACTTCTTTCTCTGCCTGGTTCTGGCGTTTCTGGTCTTCCGCAACTTTGTGAAGCTGCTGATCGAGCGTCGCAGCCGCTACTTCGGTGCCCGTTTTCAGACACGCCTGGTTCTTATATTCACGGCATTGCCCCTCTTCCCCACCGTTTTTCTCTTTTTTCTGTCCAGCGGTATCGTTTCCACCTCCATCGAAAAGCTGATCAACGAAAATGTCGAGCAGAGCCTGGAATACGGGATCAGTGTGGTGCAGATGTACTACGATCGACTGGAGGACGAAGTGCTTGCCAAGAGCCAGCAGGTGGAGGGATATGTGGACGCGACTGCCCTGGAGGAACTGTCCAGGCTGGATGGACAGTTCCGTCAGGCGATTTTTCGCGAGGGGCTCTCCTCCGTGGTGCTGTTTAACTGGCAGGGGGATATGATCACCTTCATGGGAGACCCCCTGGCCAAGATTCCCAACTTCTGGAGCCAGGAGATCTACCCCTATACCTTTACCAGTGAAGGAGCTTCCGAGGTATTCGCGGTGCGCCGTCTGCTGCTGCCCGGACTTGAACACCCGCTGTTTCTGCTGACATCCATGCGCGCTCCTGAGGAGCTTTCGCGCCAGGGGTTCGCCCTGCAGGAGACCCTGAAGAACTACAAAGAACTCACTATCTACAAAAATCCCATGAAAGTGGGATACTACTTTGCCCTGGCACTCTTTTCCATGCTGGTGCTCTTTGGCTCCATGTGGGCGGGCATGTTTATCGCGCGCCGTATTACCGTACCGATTCAGGAGCTGGCGGAAGCAACCCGCCAGGTGGCCGAAGGCAACATGAACGTCCAGATCAACGTACGGGCCGAGGATGAAATTTCCGTGCTGGTGGACTCCTTCAATCGCATGATCCGCGATCTGCGCCGCTACAAGGAAGCCATGGAGAGCAATAACCGCGAACTGATCAAGACCAACATTGTGCTGGAAGAGGTGCGTCGCTTTCAGGACGTGCTGCTGAAAAGCATCTCCACCGGTGTTGTCTCCATCGATGGCAAAGGGGAAATATCCTTCATCAACGACACCGCCCGCCAGATGCTCGGCATCAACAAGGAAGAGGAGATAGCCGACGATATCCTGCAGGAGAACTACCCGCTCTACCTGCTCCTCAGTGCCGTTGACATCATGAAGACCCAGGGTGAACCCTCCATCAAAGGGGAAGTGGAAATCATGGTCAACGAAAAAAAGCGCAACCTGATCTTCGAATCCATCGCCCTCTATACCACCGAAGAGAAACGCTATATCGGTGAAGTTATCGTCTTCGACGACATGAGCGCGGTGGTGCGCTCCCAGAAGGCCATGGCCTGGCGGGATGTGGCCAAGCGCATTGCCCATGAGATCCGCAACCCCCTGACCCCCATTAAGCTCAACGCCGAGCGGCTGCTGAAGAAGTACGACACCATGGATCCCGGCGAATTCCACCAGGTGCTGGAACGAAGCTGTGGTGCCATTATCGACCAGGTGGATACGCTGCGCATGCTGGTGGACGAGTTCTCCCAGTACGCGCGCATGCCCAGGGCCAGCCGGAAACCTGAATCCATAGTGCCCATTGTGGAGCGCTCCATCGAACTCTACCGCAATTCCCATCCCGCCATGACCTTCAAACTCACCATCCATGGTGAGATACCGCTGCTGATGCTGGACAAGGAGCAGGTGTCACGGGTTATGGTGAACCTGCTGGAAAACGCCGTCTTTGCCACCGCTGACAACGGCCAGGTAGATATTCTCATCGAACGCCGGAAGTATGCCGTGGAACTCAAGGTATGCGATTCCGGTGGCGGGATACCCGAAGGAGTGGCGGAGAAGATATTCTCACCCACCTTCTCCACCAACCCCAAGGGCAGTGGACTGGGGCTCGCCATCGTACAGCGCATTGTGGAAGACCATTCCGGAGTCATCAGCGTCAGCAACGAACCCCAGGGGGGAGCCTGCTTTACCATCGAGTTCCCCATTTCATCATCAGAACAGGAGCAGGGCCTTGAAGTATAA
- a CDS encoding DUF4390 domain-containing protein — protein MKKLFLCAAFILLWATVAAGMSRELVQESFRVENEVAYVQLRVDHLFTQDIVDAITAGLPVHYQFEIQLHRRRTLWFNATERTVTVRKGISYDALRRVYTVTTAKSGMEDVREYRDQQRAFSYFQNSSMVSVDGFTANHFLVARAFLKEFSHWFPLNLIVRTFADWEFSTGTLTIQNTQGQGQR, from the coding sequence ATGAAGAAACTGTTTCTCTGCGCTGCTTTCATCCTGCTGTGGGCCACTGTCGCGGCGGGCATGTCCCGGGAACTGGTACAGGAGTCCTTCCGGGTGGAAAACGAAGTGGCCTACGTGCAACTGCGGGTCGATCACCTGTTCACCCAGGATATCGTGGACGCCATTACGGCCGGGCTGCCGGTGCACTATCAGTTTGAAATCCAGCTGCACCGGCGTCGCACCCTGTGGTTCAACGCTACTGAACGCACGGTGACCGTGCGCAAGGGCATTTCCTATGACGCCCTGCGCCGGGTGTACACGGTGACCACGGCCAAAAGCGGGATGGAGGATGTACGGGAGTATCGCGATCAGCAGCGGGCGTTCAGCTACTTTCAGAACAGTTCCATGGTCAGTGTTGACGGCTTTACCGCCAATCACTTCCTTGTGGCTCGTGCCTTTCTGAAAGAGTTTTCCCACTGGTTTCCCCTGAATCTGATCGTGCGGACCTTTGCCGACTGGGAGTTCAGCACCGGCACACTCACCATCCAGAATACGCAAGGGCAGGGACAAAGATGA
- a CDS encoding 7-carboxy-7-deazaguanine synthase QueE, which yields MNAMIQEMFWSVQGEGPRCGRPQLFVRLHGCNLTCSYCDTPASLIPRAPQSFPWHGRTVPNPVPLEFLQTLVAPELPFVESVSITGGEPLCQGDFVAAFGRWLCQDMAMEVLLETNGTFPGWLKENTDSFSLVSADLKFPWAQQHRDTAGELLDFLQSRQQSCQDSCKIICDDAFLACASHWLDHMVERGARFPVVLQPLTAADGSCRGVEESMKLVRTYTERGLRIWLIPQMHHLLGVQ from the coding sequence ATGAACGCCATGATCCAGGAGATGTTCTGGTCGGTGCAGGGTGAGGGGCCCCGGTGCGGGCGCCCTCAGCTCTTTGTGCGCCTGCATGGCTGTAATCTCACCTGCTCCTACTGTGATACTCCGGCTTCTCTGATCCCACGGGCTCCGCAGTCTTTCCCCTGGCATGGCAGGACGGTGCCCAATCCGGTGCCCCTGGAGTTTCTCCAGACCCTGGTTGCCCCGGAGCTCCCCTTTGTGGAAAGTGTCAGCATCACTGGCGGTGAGCCCCTGTGCCAGGGGGATTTTGTGGCGGCTTTTGGCCGTTGGCTGTGCCAGGATATGGCCATGGAGGTGCTCCTGGAAACCAATGGGACTTTTCCTGGCTGGCTGAAGGAAAACACCGACAGCTTTTCGCTGGTTTCCGCGGATCTGAAATTCCCCTGGGCGCAGCAGCACAGGGACACCGCCGGCGAGTTGCTGGACTTTCTGCAATCCCGCCAGCAAAGCTGCCAGGACTCCTGCAAGATCATCTGCGATGACGCTTTTCTCGCCTGTGCTTCCCACTGGCTTGATCATATGGTGGAGCGGGGAGCGCGCTTTCCCGTGGTGCTGCAGCCTCTGACGGCAGCCGATGGAAGCTGTCGAGGCGTCGAAGAGTCCATGAAGCTGGTCAGAACCTATACCGAACGTGGACTGCGCATCTGGCTTATTCCCCAGATGCACCACCTGCTGGGGGTACAATGA
- a CDS encoding DUF366 family protein: MDIHCLFHQNQLDYDGTQLRELFARTMGCPAGDSAIVFRGACHVDVAHLVDSADALAQQPIHSDDMLHVIMEFFSVDLLATVYLQRLFMVCVLEELLGRGVPALRRGDDIFVDHRKFSVSIATASRVSTLIHVGMNISSRNTPLPTVALGDLAIEPWEFARHVLDRFSREVRSCWEARCKVWGVS, translated from the coding sequence GTGGATATTCACTGCCTTTTTCACCAGAATCAGCTGGATTACGACGGCACGCAGCTGCGGGAGCTCTTTGCCCGCACCATGGGGTGCCCCGCAGGGGACAGCGCCATCGTCTTTCGCGGGGCGTGTCATGTGGATGTGGCCCACCTGGTGGACAGTGCCGATGCCCTGGCACAGCAGCCCATCCATTCCGATGATATGCTGCATGTGATCATGGAGTTCTTTTCCGTCGATCTGCTGGCGACCGTCTACCTGCAGCGCCTGTTCATGGTCTGTGTGCTGGAAGAGTTGCTTGGGCGTGGTGTCCCGGCGCTCAGGCGCGGTGACGATATCTTTGTTGACCACCGGAAATTCTCCGTCTCCATTGCAACGGCTTCGCGGGTATCGACACTGATCCATGTGGGAATGAACATCTCATCCCGCAACACACCGCTGCCCACCGTGGCCCTGGGCGATCTGGCCATAGAGCCCTGGGAATTCGCCCGGCATGTTCTGGATCGCTTCAGCCGGGAGGTGCGCAGCTGCTGGGAGGCTCGCTGCAAGGTATGGGGGGTCTCATGA
- the rnhA gene encoding ribonuclease HI: MKHVTMYTDGSCLGNPGPGGYAAILHYQDNRGAEHERIICGSAEHTTNNQMELMAVIEGLRALKSPCRVDIYTDSNYVRQGITAWIFQWKRNGWKTAGRKPVANRELWEELDSLIAQHQIQWHWVKGHSGHEMNERCDDIARQQAQQMKDQM; encoded by the coding sequence TTGAAGCACGTTACCATGTATACTGACGGCTCCTGTCTGGGGAATCCAGGCCCGGGAGGCTATGCCGCTATTCTCCACTATCAGGATAATCGCGGTGCTGAACACGAGCGCATCATTTGTGGATCTGCAGAGCATACGACTAATAATCAGATGGAACTGATGGCGGTAATCGAAGGGCTTCGCGCCCTGAAATCCCCATGCCGCGTCGATATTTATACGGACTCAAACTATGTGCGCCAGGGGATCACGGCCTGGATATTCCAGTGGAAGCGCAATGGCTGGAAGACGGCGGGCAGGAAGCCGGTTGCCAACCGGGAGCTGTGGGAAGAACTGGACTCCCTGATAGCGCAGCACCAGATCCAATGGCATTGGGTCAAAGGACACAGCGGGCATGAAATGAACGAGCGATGCGATGACATTGCGCGCCAGCAGGCCCAGCAGATGAAAGACCAGATGTAA